One window of Xanthomonas sp. 10-10 genomic DNA carries:
- a CDS encoding MacB family efflux pump subunit: MPALLQVSALCKEFPSADGSVAILRDVTLRIHAGEMVAIMGPSGSGKSTLMNILGCLDRPTRGSYEVAGQDIGQLDPDSLARLRRAHFGFIFQRYQLLGELDAIGNVEIPAIYNGTAADARRARAQALLERLGLGTRLHHRPGQLSGGQQQRVSIARALMNGGEVILADEPTGALDQASGKEVMAILQELHAAGHTIILVTHDPEVAAHAQRVIEIRDGRIVADRQLRPATPAAAIRDAPVADRAGRLADLLGRFGEAGQMALRSMFNHRLRTLLTMLGIIIGISSVVSVVALGEGSRRSILSDIDALGTNTIEVMPGTSLGDRDADAVRTLSADDAAAIAGLEYVDSATPSISTSAGLRYGRHDVASITGVGEQFFRVRGYAFAHGRGFDAHAIRARAPEAVIDQATARALFPGSASALGKVILLGSVPLRIVGVAARPTAAFAGDSALNVWLPYTTAMARVSGDTRVRSLTVRVSTQVPSEVAERGIDALLLQRHGRRDFFLSNSDSVRKTVEQTTRTITLLISSIALISLLVGGIGVMNIMLVSVTERIQEIGVRMAVGARQSDILRQFLIEATLVCLVGGTLGVALALGTGVLVGWLSPGFGMVFSQWSIIGAFSVSTAIGVVFGFLPARRAARLDPIKALARS, from the coding sequence ATGCCCGCCCTGTTGCAAGTCAGCGCGCTTTGCAAGGAGTTTCCGTCTGCCGACGGCAGCGTTGCGATCCTGCGCGATGTCACCTTGCGCATCCATGCCGGCGAGATGGTCGCCATCATGGGTCCATCGGGCTCGGGCAAATCCACCCTGATGAACATCCTGGGCTGCCTGGATCGCCCGACGCGCGGGAGCTACGAAGTCGCCGGGCAGGACATCGGTCAACTCGATCCGGACAGCCTGGCGCGTTTGCGGCGTGCCCATTTCGGCTTCATTTTCCAGCGCTATCAGTTGCTGGGGGAGCTGGATGCGATCGGCAATGTCGAGATTCCTGCGATCTACAACGGTACCGCGGCCGATGCACGCCGTGCTCGCGCGCAGGCGTTGCTGGAGCGCCTGGGGTTGGGGACGCGGCTGCACCACCGGCCCGGCCAGCTGTCCGGTGGGCAGCAGCAACGCGTGTCGATCGCCCGCGCGCTGATGAACGGCGGCGAAGTCATTCTGGCCGACGAGCCGACCGGTGCGCTGGATCAAGCCAGCGGCAAGGAGGTCATGGCGATATTGCAGGAGCTGCATGCGGCAGGCCACACCATCATTCTGGTCACGCACGACCCTGAGGTGGCGGCGCACGCGCAACGCGTGATCGAGATTCGCGATGGCCGGATCGTGGCCGACCGCCAGCTGCGCCCGGCGACCCCTGCCGCCGCGATCAGGGACGCGCCGGTCGCCGACAGGGCGGGGCGCCTGGCGGACCTGCTGGGACGCTTTGGCGAAGCCGGCCAGATGGCGCTACGTTCGATGTTCAACCACCGTCTGCGTACCTTGCTGACCATGCTGGGCATCATTATCGGCATTTCGTCGGTGGTGTCGGTGGTCGCGCTTGGCGAAGGTTCGCGGCGCTCGATCCTGTCCGACATCGATGCGCTGGGCACCAATACGATCGAGGTCATGCCCGGGACCAGCCTCGGCGATCGTGATGCCGACGCGGTGCGGACGCTGAGCGCCGACGATGCCGCAGCGATCGCCGGGCTGGAGTACGTGGACAGCGCTACGCCATCGATCTCCACCAGCGCTGGTCTGCGTTATGGGCGCCACGATGTCGCCAGCATCACCGGTGTCGGCGAGCAGTTTTTCAGGGTACGTGGTTACGCGTTCGCGCATGGGCGTGGCTTCGATGCGCATGCCATCCGGGCCAGGGCGCCGGAGGCGGTCATCGACCAGGCCACCGCGCGTGCGCTGTTTCCAGGCAGCGCATCGGCGTTGGGCAAGGTGATTCTGCTGGGATCGGTGCCGTTGCGGATCGTCGGCGTCGCCGCCAGGCCGACCGCAGCGTTTGCCGGCGACAGCGCGCTCAATGTGTGGCTGCCCTACACCACGGCGATGGCGCGCGTGTCCGGCGATACGCGCGTGCGCAGCCTGACGGTGCGCGTGTCGACGCAGGTGCCAAGCGAGGTAGCCGAGCGTGGTATCGACGCGCTGCTGCTGCAGCGGCACGGGCGCCGGGATTTTTTCCTGTCCAATTCCGACAGCGTGCGCAAGACCGTCGAGCAGACCACTCGCACCATCACCTTGCTGATCTCCTCCATTGCGCTCATCTCGTTGCTGGTCGGCGGCATCGGGGTGATGAACATCATGCTGGTGTCGGTAACCGAGCGGATCCAGGAGATTGGCGTGCGTATGGCGGTAGGGGCGCGTCAGTCCGACATCCTGCGCCAGTTCCTGATCGAAGCGACGCTGGTTTGCCTGGTTGGCGGCACCCTGGGCGTGGCGCTGGCCCTGGGTACGGGCGTGCTCGTTGGCTGGTTGAGTCCGGGTTTCGGAATGGTGTTCTCGCAGTGGTCGATCATCGGTGCGTTCAGCGTGTCCACGGCGATCGGCGTGGTGTTCGGCTTCCTGCCGGCGCGGCGTGCGGCACGCCTGGATCCGATCAAGGCGTTGGCGCGCAGCTGA
- a CDS encoding HAMP domain-containing sensor histidine kinase: MTSRPPSLRWRLVRGLAAAQTAMIAVAGLVIFLLVIKATVEFSNGNVAYESQTLETLTQSVARDRQGRLFMRASADMAALRAKSTGLWFVIRDTHGQSVSEGTPPSRIRAALSLLPLVESATFDVAGASSTDNRASVGWVETDAGRVQIAFWGQGPVSAWELMRLASPVLWQTLLIIALVAVSTMLVMPLAVKRGLRGLDTAAQEASTIDFHRTGQRLTLSEVPAEVAPFVTAINDALQRLDTALAKHKRFIADAAHELRTPVAILTTRLSALPAGPLRTRLMEDAVRLGALTGQLLDIQRLDSGTMVFSRLNLAAIAERVVLDLAPLAFAAGYEVAFETDSAVVHVDGDEVSIERALTNLIQNAISYGGRQGTITIRVSAAGTVDVADEGRGVKDSERERIFEAFHRDSKDGRGAGLGLDLVQTIMRHHGGSVLLVPDTAAGACFRLVFAAAA; the protein is encoded by the coding sequence GTGACATCCCGCCCGCCCTCCTTGCGCTGGCGCCTGGTCCGGGGCCTGGCGGCGGCGCAGACCGCGATGATCGCGGTGGCAGGCCTGGTCATCTTCCTGCTGGTCATCAAGGCGACGGTGGAGTTTTCCAACGGCAATGTGGCCTACGAGTCGCAGACCCTGGAGACGCTCACGCAGTCGGTCGCGCGCGATCGGCAGGGCCGGCTATTCATGCGTGCAAGCGCCGACATGGCCGCGCTGCGCGCCAAGTCGACCGGTCTGTGGTTCGTGATCAGGGACACCCACGGGCAGAGCGTGTCCGAGGGCACGCCGCCGTCCAGGATCCGCGCGGCGCTGTCGCTGCTGCCGCTGGTGGAGTCGGCAACCTTCGATGTGGCCGGTGCTTCCAGCACCGACAATCGCGCCAGCGTGGGCTGGGTGGAGACCGACGCCGGACGCGTGCAGATCGCGTTCTGGGGGCAAGGGCCGGTGAGTGCGTGGGAACTCATGCGGCTGGCATCGCCGGTGTTGTGGCAGACCCTGCTGATCATCGCGCTGGTCGCCGTCTCGACCATGCTGGTGATGCCGTTGGCGGTCAAGCGCGGCCTCAGGGGTCTGGATACGGCGGCTCAGGAGGCCAGCACGATCGATTTCCATCGCACCGGACAGCGCCTGACCCTCAGCGAAGTCCCCGCCGAGGTCGCCCCGTTCGTCACCGCCATCAACGATGCGTTGCAGCGCCTGGACACGGCGCTGGCCAAGCACAAGCGCTTCATCGCCGATGCTGCGCACGAGTTGCGCACACCGGTGGCGATCCTGACCACGCGCCTGTCTGCGCTGCCGGCCGGCCCCTTGCGGACACGGCTGATGGAAGATGCCGTGCGGCTCGGCGCACTGACCGGGCAGCTGCTGGACATCCAGCGGCTCGACTCCGGAACCATGGTGTTTTCGCGTCTGAATCTGGCGGCGATCGCAGAACGGGTGGTGCTCGACCTGGCACCGCTGGCATTCGCAGCAGGCTACGAGGTGGCCTTCGAGACCGATTCTGCGGTGGTGCACGTGGATGGCGATGAAGTGTCCATCGAACGTGCGCTCACCAACCTGATCCAGAATGCGATCAGCTATGGCGGACGTCAGGGAACGATCACGATCCGGGTTTCGGCAGCAGGCACGGTGGATGTGGCCGACGAAGGACGCGGGGTCAAGGATTCCGAGCGCGAACGCATCTTCGAGGCGTTTCATCGCGACAGCAAGGACGGCCGTGGCGCGGGCCTGGGACTGGATCTGGTGCAAACCATCATGCGCCACCACGGCGGCAGCGTCCTGCTGGTCCCGGATACCGCCGCAGGCGCCTGCTTCCGACTGGTGTTTGCGGCGGCGGCGTAG
- a CDS encoding response regulator transcription factor yields MKVLLVEDEPEMASAIRDVLANYSMLVDHAPTLAAADSAAALGSFDVVILDRQLPDGDGLRFLKTLREQGNVTPVLVLTALGELSERVVGLDVGADDYLAKPFAVEELVARLRALARRPAHLQTDIVTAGALSYDFVNRAATIDGAVLDLKRRELLVLEALLKRFGRMVPRAALMQAVFSMDDDVQPNALDTHVSRLRRKLSDAQSALAINVVRGVGYMLSAQA; encoded by the coding sequence ATGAAGGTACTTTTGGTCGAGGACGAACCGGAGATGGCATCGGCCATCCGTGACGTCCTGGCGAACTACAGCATGCTGGTGGACCACGCGCCGACGCTGGCGGCCGCCGACAGCGCCGCCGCCCTGGGGAGCTTCGACGTGGTGATCCTCGATCGGCAATTGCCCGACGGCGATGGCCTGCGGTTTCTGAAAACCCTGCGCGAGCAGGGCAACGTCACCCCTGTCCTGGTGCTCACGGCGCTGGGCGAGTTGTCCGAACGCGTGGTCGGCCTGGACGTCGGCGCCGACGATTACCTGGCCAAACCCTTCGCCGTGGAGGAGTTGGTGGCCCGGCTGCGCGCACTGGCGCGTCGCCCGGCGCATCTGCAGACCGATATCGTCACCGCCGGTGCCTTGTCCTACGACTTCGTCAACCGGGCCGCGACCATCGATGGCGCCGTGCTGGATCTCAAACGCAGGGAATTGCTGGTGCTCGAAGCGCTGCTCAAGCGCTTCGGTCGCATGGTGCCGCGCGCGGCGCTGATGCAGGCGGTGTTCTCGATGGACGACGATGTGCAGCCGAACGCATTGGACACGCATGTCTCGCGCTTGCGCAGAAAGCTCTCCGATGCGCAAAGCGCGCTGGCGATCAATGTGGTGCGCGGGGTCGGCTACATGTTGAGCGCGCAGGCGTGA
- a CDS encoding response regulator transcription factor: MKLLLVEDDAMLGDTICDGARQGGWDVDHVLDAAAANAVLVEHPYSAVLLDLGLPGDSGLSVLRGMRARCDATPVLILTARGQLSERIVGLDAGADDYLVKPFQFDELWARVRSVIRRSQGSVVPIFSFGEVKVDRSRRTVSRGGVDVVLSAHEYRTLLALIERPGHVLTRDRLQDLVYGPSSELESNTIAVFVHQLRRKLGEDLIRTVHGLGYVVGQPGA, translated from the coding sequence ATGAAACTGCTCCTTGTCGAAGACGACGCGATGCTGGGCGACACCATCTGCGATGGTGCGCGGCAGGGCGGCTGGGATGTGGACCATGTCCTGGATGCGGCCGCGGCCAACGCGGTGCTGGTCGAGCATCCGTATTCGGCGGTGCTGCTGGATCTGGGGCTTCCCGGTGACTCCGGGCTGTCGGTGCTGCGCGGCATGCGCGCGCGCTGCGATGCCACCCCGGTGCTGATCCTGACCGCGCGCGGCCAGCTGAGCGAGCGCATCGTCGGGCTGGATGCGGGGGCGGACGACTACCTGGTCAAGCCGTTCCAGTTCGATGAGTTGTGGGCACGGGTGCGTTCGGTGATCCGCCGCAGCCAGGGCAGCGTGGTGCCGATCTTCAGCTTCGGCGAGGTCAAGGTCGACCGCAGTCGTCGCACGGTCAGCCGGGGTGGCGTCGATGTGGTGCTGAGCGCGCACGAGTACCGCACGCTGCTGGCGTTGATCGAACGGCCCGGGCACGTGCTCACCCGCGACCGCCTGCAGGACCTGGTGTACGGGCCGAGCAGCGAGCTGGAGAGCAACACCATCGCGGTGTTCGTCCATCAGCTGCGGCGCAAGCTGGGCGAGGACCTGATCAGGACCGTGCACGGCCTGGGGTATGTGGTGGGGCAGCCGGGCGCGTGA
- a CDS encoding ATP-binding protein codes for MRPKSITAQLFMVIVSVIALCWVAVIALVLTLLSLNLESTWDEKLEAIATQMLITIPAKSRFDTRAGPGLQLPDGFTGAREKLVFQVWIDRTRMVARTPGAPDSALQPSFTDGAATTVVDGEQWRVSAITDKTGRVSVQVGNPQSVVDADLRHEAWHALALATVLVVVAGAVMWFVVRRSLQPVRALGKALRRRKNLDLTPLPLSRLPREIHALVASFNHLLERLDAVIEGERRFIGDAAHELRTPLSALQAQAEIALGAPDLHSKNQALVKLLRVARRSTRLSEQLLDLARLNAGRSASLHQPTELSVLVHHVAQEFEVHATQNGRALYLDIHSCVVACNVDEIGILLRNLVDNAMRYTSEGGNILVSCGYVVDAGEDGADALSNVYLQVADDGPGVPDSEREAIFVRFHRVAGTPVRGSGIGLSLVAGIADLHQARIETGPGLSGRGFSVRIVFPGSARG; via the coding sequence GTGAGGCCGAAGTCCATCACCGCGCAGCTGTTCATGGTGATCGTCAGCGTCATCGCCCTGTGCTGGGTCGCGGTCATTGCCCTGGTGCTGACGCTGCTCTCGCTCAATCTGGAAAGTACCTGGGACGAAAAGCTCGAAGCCATCGCCACCCAGATGCTGATCACCATACCGGCCAAGAGCCGGTTCGACACCAGGGCCGGCCCCGGCCTGCAATTGCCGGACGGCTTTACCGGTGCGCGTGAAAAGCTGGTATTCCAGGTCTGGATCGATCGCACCAGGATGGTGGCGCGCACGCCGGGTGCGCCCGATTCGGCACTGCAGCCGTCGTTTACCGATGGAGCGGCCACCACCGTCGTCGATGGAGAACAATGGCGGGTGTCGGCGATCACCGACAAGACCGGGCGGGTCAGCGTGCAGGTCGGCAACCCGCAGAGCGTGGTCGATGCGGACCTGCGCCACGAAGCGTGGCACGCGCTCGCCCTGGCCACGGTGTTGGTGGTGGTGGCAGGCGCAGTGATGTGGTTCGTGGTGCGTCGCTCGCTGCAACCAGTCCGAGCGCTGGGCAAGGCATTGCGGCGGCGCAAGAACCTGGACCTCACGCCGTTGCCGTTGTCCAGGCTCCCGCGCGAAATACATGCACTGGTGGCGTCGTTCAATCATCTGCTCGAGCGGCTGGATGCGGTGATCGAAGGCGAACGCCGTTTTATCGGCGATGCCGCGCACGAGCTGCGCACCCCGCTGTCGGCACTGCAGGCGCAGGCCGAAATCGCGCTGGGCGCACCGGATCTGCACAGCAAGAACCAGGCGCTGGTGAAGCTGCTGCGCGTGGCCAGGCGCAGCACGCGCCTGTCCGAACAATTGCTGGATCTGGCGCGGTTGAACGCAGGACGTAGCGCATCGCTGCATCAACCGACCGAACTCAGCGTGCTGGTGCATCACGTGGCACAGGAATTCGAGGTGCATGCGACGCAGAACGGGCGTGCGCTGTATCTGGACATCCACAGCTGTGTGGTTGCGTGCAACGTGGACGAGATCGGCATCCTGCTGCGCAACCTGGTGGATAACGCGATGCGTTACACCTCCGAGGGCGGCAACATCCTGGTCAGCTGCGGCTATGTTGTCGATGCGGGCGAAGATGGCGCAGATGCCCTCAGCAATGTCTATCTGCAGGTGGCCGACGATGGCCCGGGCGTTCCCGACTCCGAGCGTGAGGCGATCTTCGTCCGCTTCCATCGCGTGGCCGGCACCCCCGTCCGCGGCAGCGGCATCGGGCTGTCGTTGGTCGCCGGTATCGCGGATCTGCACCAGGCGCGCATCGAAACCGGGCCAGGTCTGAGCGGGCGCGGGTTCAGCGTGCGCATCGTCTTTCCAGGCAGCGCCAGGGGCTGA